The DNA sequence AGGACACGATCGTCAGGATGATGTCCGGCACCAGTGTCTTGACGATAAAGCAGCACAGCAGCCACCCCAGCAGGGCGCCGCCCGTATACCGCACCGGTTGCAGGGCGCGGAATAGCAGCCGCATCCACTGTCCGTCGCTGATCTTCCCGGCCCGATTCTGGGCCAGATCGGCCATGGTGAACTGGTTGGCGCGCGCCAGTTCCGGCAGTGCGTCTTTGCCGCGCGTCTCGGACGTAACATATTCGATGTAGGACATAACGACTCACATAGAAATCGGATTAGCGCGCGGCAGACTGTATGGATTAGCGAAATAATTTTTAAAGAAAATACGAATTTCCTGTTCTTTGCCTCGCTGTCCAATATTGCATAAAATAGTATGATTACAATATGCCCTTCGATGTGCCTGACCCCATCCGCGATCTGGCGGAACTGGACGCCCTGTTCGCGACTCCAGCCGCGCCCTCGATCCGCAAAGTCACCCCGCGCCTCACTCCGGCCTATCGTCAGATGATCCAGGCGTCGCCGTTCTTCGTTATCGCCACTACCGGACCCCGAGGCCTCGACTGTTCCCCGCGCGGCGATGCCGCCGGCTTCGTCCGCATCCACGACGACTCCGCCCTGCTGTTGCCCGAGCGCCGTGGCAACAATCGCATTGACACCCTCCGCAATCTCTTGAGCGATTCTCGCGCAGGACTGCTCTTCCTGGTGCCTGGCATTTCGGAAATCCTGCGAGTGAACGGCCGCGCGCATCTCAGCCGGAACGTCCAATTGTGCGAGTCGTTTTCCGTGAACGGATCGGCGCCGAAGATCGTGATTGTCTTTCAGATCGACACCGTGATGTTCCAATGCGCCCGGGCCATTGTCCGCAGCCAACTGTGGGACCCCGCCAAGTTCAAGGCGCCCGGCGATGTGCCCAGCGCCGGCACCATGCTCGCCGATGCCACGGCCGGTGAAGTGGGCGGCGCGGCTTACGACGCCCAACTCTCCGAGCGTATCAGGACCACTCTGTATTAGGGTTTTGTCGCGTGTTGGAAAGGCGGTCCCGGAGCGGCCGCCCAGAACGCGCAGTGATGATCAACGTCGAAGTTCGTGAGCACCGCGTTTCCATCCGGATGCAGCGACATCATCTGTCGGGCATCGCCATCGTACACCGGCCAGTAAGTGAGCCCTTCGCCGTTGGGATCACCGGTCTTCGCGAAATTCGTCCAATAGCGGATCATTTGATCGGAAAGCTGCTTCTGCGCCTCAGTCGCCGGGCCGGGCAGTCGGGTCATTTTGAACAGATACTGCAGTTCCGCTCCATGATAGGCACCCAGTGAGAGGCCGGACACCAGGCCCGCGCGGCCAAATGGAGCCGCCTGGTCGTTGAACTCATAGCGGAACACCATGGCGTGCCCGGCGAACGACAGCGCCATCGGCGTCACCGCGCACCCCAACGGCGAGTAGTCGGTCAGCACGTCCGAGTACGCCAGCAGCGGGCTCGGGAAGTTGGCCACCGGGTACTCCTTCAGAACCTGGGGCGCGAAAGGGCCGAACTGCGCGGCCACGATCACCTGATACGTCTGTGCGGTCATTGGCATTGGGACCTTCGCCGCCAACAGCATCGGACCGGCGAACAACGCCATCTCGTCGTGATTCGATCCCATAAGTACAGGCATTTTGTTCCATTGGCCGGAACTCAGCGCCTCGGCCGGCAACACCGGCAGCAGGCTATTGCCGAAGTTTGGGATGGCATTGAAACCCTTGCCGCCGCCCGGCACCGGCGACAGCGGCACAGCCTTGATCAGTTCCTCGGCCGCTTTCGAGCGCAGGCAGTCGGCGTCGCTGCAGCTCAGTGCTTCGGCCACTGGAGCGCTCACCGCCAGCGCGTCGTCATGGCTGGACGCCGGGCAATAGGAACTCTCGATGATCGCCTTGTCGAAGAGCCCCGCCGACGACGGCGCGACCAGATGCGCGCAGATATCGATTCCGCCCGCCGACTCACCCTCCACCGTCACGTTGGAGGGATCACCGCCAAAGGCCCGGATGTTCGACCGAACCCACCGCAGCGCGGCTTGCTGGTCCTGAAAGCCGAAGTTGCCTGAGGTGGGTTCGCCCGCCTCGGCATCAAGCGAGGGCGGCGCCAGGAATCCGAGCACATTCAGCCGGTAGTTGACCGTCACTACCACCACGCCCGTTTTGGCCACCATCTCGCTGGGATCGTACTCTGCTCCGGAACCGCGCTGGTTGCTGCCGCCGTGAATGAAGACGATCACGGGCCGAGGCCGGCCGATGCCGGGCCGCGTGGGACGGTAGACGTTTAGATAGAGGCAATCCTCACTGCCCTCGACACGCTGATTGCCAGCGGCGCCCCGGGACAACTGCGTGCAGGAACTGGCGAGCTTCGTCGCGTCCAGAACGCCGGTCCACTTCGCCGGCTCCACCGGAGCCTTCCACCGCAACTCGCCGACAGGCGGTGCCGCAAAGGGAATACCCAGGAACTTGTCGACTCCGCCATCTGTCTGGCCGCGCACAAACCCGCGTTCCGTACGGACGAACCCAACGACACCGGTGACTTCACTCTGCGCGGTCAAAGACACGGCGAATAGGATGCAGCCGAATAAGGTAATTCTGAAAGGCTTCATGGCATATCCAGAATCGTTCCGTATGGGCCCACGGGCATTCCAGAAATGTCACCTATGCGTAAAGATTTGTCACCGATGGCTGGACACAAAAAAGCCGCCTCCGGCCCTCTTCAGGAACCGGAGGCGGCCTTCTATCCCAACTACCGTGGCCTGGTGGCCGACGTCTCTTCGCGGACGATCCCGCTCATTGCAGCCAGACGTACCGGCTTCGGCACATCCGGCGCGCTCAACGCCGTGTAGAACGCCAGCGCCTGGTCGCGTTTGCCGGCGGCCAGCAGCCGTTCCGCGCAGACTAGGGAAGCGTCCGCTACGGCCATTTTGACCATGCCGGTGGTCTTGGGTAGAGCAGCCTGCAGGTCTTTCATCGAGGCCTCTCCGCCGATGCTGCCCAACGCGGACGCAGCCGCCCGAGCCAGATCGACATCGGAGCCGTGCATCATCTTGACCAGCGCCGGACCCGCCTTCGCGTCCCGCCGCTTCCCAATCGAGTTAACGACGCCGATCAACCGGACGCCCTTCAGTTTCGTCAGTGACGCGCGCAGCGCATCGTCGACCGAGGGATCGGCAATCGGCTCCAGGCCGTAGCGTGCGTAGACGCTCAGATGCTCGTTGTCCAGCAGCGCCGCCAGAGCGGGCACTGCCTCCTTCGCGCCCAGCTCGCCGAGCCGCACGCAGGCTTTCGCCTTCTGGAACTCGGTTGACTTGGCATCTTTCAGAAGGCCGAGCAGGCCGGCCGCGTCCATTGTGGCAATCGCGCCTTCCTGGAACTCAGGAGGCGGCTCCGGCGGCTTTGGCTTCGCGGGCTGTACCGCGGGTGCAGTGGGTGTTGTTTGCTGCATGGTACGTCTCCTTCGTTCAGATCCGCCACGGTTCGCGATGGGCCCGCGACCGCATCCGGTTGGCAATCTCGTCGTTGGTGAATTCGCGTTTTTCCGTATCCCAGTTCAGCGTCTTGCCGCGCTGGTAGGCGATGAACGCCGCATGGCAGGTCACATGTGAGTTCGCCGCGGCCGCCGCGCTCGCGCTGGTCGATTGCCGCGTTTTGATGCAGCGGACCAGTTCCTTGACGTGATTCTCCAGAGCCAGAGCGGCCGATTCGGTGGGCCGCAGCAGCGGCTTGATGTTGTCCGAGCACGCGATCTTGGTCGCGTCGCCGGTCTCCACCCAGCCTTGGTCGCCTTCAATGCGGAAGCTGCAGGAACCGGTCTTCAGCGCGCCGTCCCAGGCGTTGTCGCGCATGACGAGCTTCACGCCGTTCGCGTACTTGCAGTTCACCTGATACGGGCCGACGTTCGTGCCCACGGGTTCATACTCCACCGGCTGCGTCTCGTCATAGCCGGCGGCCCAGTGACACAGGTCCACCGTATGCGAGCCCCATTCCAGAATTCCGCCGCCATGGAAGTCATAGAAGTTGCGCCAGCCGCCGGTCACGTACGACGGGTGATAAGGACGCCACGGAGCGGGCCCCAGCCAGCGATCCCAATCCAATACCTGTTTGGGCGGCAGCTCTTCCGCTGCCAGCCAGTCGCGCCGGGGCAGGGGCGGCCAGTTCACCGACGGGCCGACATTGGCGTAGAGCGCCTGCAATTTGCCCAGCGCGCCGGAGGTTAACAACTCCTTGCACAATTTGAAGTTGGCGCCGTTTCTTCTCTGGCAGCCTGCCTGGTACAGCCGGTTGTAGCGCCGGAAGGCATCGCCCAGTGCCCAACTTTCTTCAATCGTCATCGAGCACGGCTTCTCGCAATAGACATCCTTGCCGTGCTGCGCCGCGATGATGGAAAGCGGCGTGTGCCAGCGATCGCCGGTGGCGATGAGGACGGCATCAATGTCCTGGCGAGCCAGCAGTTCATACTGGTCGGCGTACATCTTGCAGTCGTTGTTGCCGTACGTTTTGTCGGCGGTCGACTTGATGGCTTCGCGACGCGCATCGCGCACATCGCAGATGGCGACGAACCGTGCCTCGTCGATTTTGAGCAGTTTACTGAGTACGTGCGCGCCGCGGGAACCGATGCCGATTCCGCCGAAGACAATCTTGTCGCTGGGCGGAACGGCGCCGGCCCGTTGGCCGAGCACCAAGCTGGGGACGATCATGGGCGCAATGGCGCTTTGGAGAACCTGACGTCTGGTAGTCATGGCCTTGGTAATAAGAATTCTATACCTCATTAGCGCCTATGTCTCGGGTCTATTGACCTCTCCCGAAACAAAAACAGCGCGGAGCCGAGAGAAGCCCCTCGCCACCGCGCCGTCCAAGTCCTGCCGGGTACCCAGTTAGTACGGCGGACGCTCCGTCCGCAGCCTATCCCCAGGTCGGCTTTCCGCTGACCGGTCTCTCCGTCGAACCTCGAAGACCGTACCCTAAATCAGCCCACCCTGCCGGGCGATCTTCAGTGCCTCCACCGCCGCGCCGCGGGATCCGGCCGTGTCGCCATTCGGCATGATGTGAATGGGGATATCCGCCTGCTCGGCCCGCTGCTCCGGCATCCCGGCGCGGATCTCCGAGATGAACCAAGCCTGGAACGTGGCCGATGTCTCAATCGCCCCTCCGCCGACGATCAGTGCGTCCGGATCGAACGTATTCACCATCTCGTCGAAGAACACGCCCAGCGCGTGCGCCTGCACACGGAAGATCTCCTTGCACATCGGGTCGCCCTTCTCGGCTAGCCCGCGCACGGCCTTGGCCGCCTTGTGGATGTCGCCGAGCTTCTCCAGGTCATGATCCGGATACTTCTTGAAGAAGTAGGGGAGGAACGTCTTCTCAATGGCCGTCAGCGAACACAGAGCTTCCAGGTCGCCGATCCGGCCGCAGTTGCAGCGCGGCACCAGGCCTTCGATGCCACTGATGCTCTGGTACGGAATCAACACGTGGCCCAGCTCGCCGCCGAAGCCCTTGCGGCCCTTCAATACCTCGTCCTCGATAATCACGCCGCCGCCCAGGCCGGTGCCGACGATCGCCGAGATGGACGTCGACTTCGAACTCCCGCCAAACAGCGAAAAATGGCCCCACAGCGCACCGGCATTCCCATCGTTCAGATAAGACACCGGCTTACCCAGCTTGAGGGCCAGATTCTCGCGGATGTCGTACCCCGCCCAGTTGTCGTGGACGAAATTGGTCGACCCCTTCGCGCTCAGCACGCCCGCCGCGCTCGCCGGACCGGGCGTATCCAGGCCCACCACGGCGACGTTGTCCATCGCCAGCCCGACCTTCTCCACCGCGATGCGCAGGCCGTCCGCGATCTGCTGCAGACAGATCTCCGGACCCTCCTTCGACCGCGCCGGATGCTCCTGCAGCCCCTCGATCAGAAACCGCTCGTCCGCGTCAATCAGAGTGTAGTTGACGGCTGTGCCGCCAAGGTCAACTCCAGCTACTACCTGCATCGCTGCTACCTCGGTTGAATTGAAATCAGTACCCGAATTCTACACAGTAGCAGGACTCAGGGGTCTCATTCATACCGCCGTGCAACCAGCGGATCCACGCGCCTGGTATCGCGATATCGTCGCTGCGCCGATGCGCAGACGCGAGTTCCCGGAGTTCCCTTGACGCCAGGCCGTCCGGGCGCCATGCTCATAGCAGCTGAACTGGAGATTCTCAAAGACCCGGAAATAGCACCGAATTACCGGCGGAGCCTCACAATTATGTTGCGAAAACCTCTGTGCCCCTGGGCGCACCGAGTCGTTGGGGTGGTAGTCGCCTTGGCGGCCGGTTCATTGATGGCGCAGGATACGCGCTCGCGCGACCCGCGGCCCTTTGCCGCCGGGGAACCTCGGGCCGTGTCCGCCTCCGTTCGCGAGGCTCGGGACCGGCTCTTCCTGTCAACCAGTGAAGGGCTGCCGCCGTTGTCGGCAGACCCGCCCGGTGCTCCGCCCAGGGTCACAAAGGTCTCGAAGGTCCCTCTGGCTGAGTTGCCCATTGCCGAGTCGGACGTGATTCTCGTGGGGCGTATCGAGTCGTTAAGCCCGCATCTGGTGCCCGGGGGCACCGCCATCTACACGGAATACCATGTCGATGTTGACTCAATTGTGAAGAATGCCGCCAGGTGGAAAGGCCCGGTCTGTGACGTCGTGGAGATCGGCGGCTCCGGCCTGACACCTGACGGGCGGGCCCTCCGGCAGACGGCGATGGGATTCGGCAAGCAGATCGAGGCGGGCGCCGAGTACGTCATGTTCCTTCGCTACGTGGACAGGGCGGAGTGCTTCCGCATTGTGAAGCTCTGGCAGGTGCGCAATGGCGTCCTGGTGGCAACCGCCGACGACGACATAGGACGAGCCGCGGGCGGCACGTCGACCATAAACGGCATGGCCGTGAAGGAAGCGCTGAAGACGATTCAGGTTCGAATTGGCCGGCAATAGGCTGGGTCTTGCCTCATTCATACCGCAGCGCAATCACCGGATCCACGCGCATCGCCCGCCTGGCCGGAATCCAGCAGGCCACCAGCGACACCAGCAACAGCACGCCCGATACCGTCGCAAACGTCACCGGATCCTGCGGTTTCACGCCATACAGCAGCGACGCCAACAGCCGCGACAAACCGAACGCCCCGGCCAGGCCGATCACGACCCCCAGTCCGGCCAGCAGCATGCCTTGACGCACCACCATCTTGAGGACATCCGACCCGCGAGCCCCCAGCGCCATCCGGATCCCGATCTCCTGCGCTCGCTGCTGCACCGAATACGACAGCATGCCGTAGACGCCAATCGCCGCCAGCAATAGCGCAATTCCGGCGAACAGCGTCAGCAGCGTCATGTTGAAGTCTTCCCGAGCCGTGGACTCGCCCACCACTTCGGTCATCGCCCGGACGTGCGCCACAGCCACGCCGCTATCGGCCTCCAGGACCTGCTGCCGCACGGCGGCGCTCACGGTGAGCGGATCCACCGACGTCTTCACCACCCAGCTCACCGGGATGATGGAGTTGTTCAACGCCATGAAGCTGTCCTTCAACTGCGACAGCGGGATGTACATCACCGGCGGAGCGTCGTTGCCCAGGCCGCCCTCCTTCACGTCGCCGACCACGCCCACGATCTCGCGCGGCTCCTCGGCGAAATCCGGCCCCATGCCCCGGCCGATGTCGATCCGCTCGCCCATCGGGCTGCCCTTCTTCCAGTAACGCTTCGAAAACGCTTCGTTGATCACCACCACCGGCGACGACAGCTTCGTGTCTCGTTCCGTGAAGGTCCGGCCCTGCACCAGCCGAATCTCCAGGGCTTTGAAATACTCGTCGGAGACGTACATCCAGCTCGCCCCTCCGGTGGACTGCGCTCCGCCTTCCAGCGGCCGGCCCACCACCGTGAAACCCAGTCCGAATCCGCCTTCCAAAGGCAGGAACGGGACGTTTGCCGCGGCCGTCACGCCCGGCACGGAGTGCAGGCGCCGCACCACCTCTCTGGTGAGCTGTTCCACACGATCGGTTTGCTTATACTTCGCGCCGGAAAGCGACGTTTCAAACGCCAGCACCTTCTGGGGAGTGAACCCCGCGTTCACCTGACGTAGACCGGCGAAGGTCCGGATCAACAGGGCAGCGCCCACCAGCAGGATCAGGGCCAGCGCGATCTCGGTGACTACCAGCGCATTCCGGGCCCAGTGCCGCCGTCCGGTGCCCGAGCGCGACGAGGCTTCCTTCAACGTGCCATGCACGTCGGTCCGTGAGATCTGCAGGGCGGGGAAGAGTCCGAAGAGGATACCGGTCCCCATCGCCACAGCCAAGGAGAACAGGAGGACGCGCCAGTCCAGCACGGTCGACTGGGCGAACTCTTCCGCCCTTGGTAGCCCGGTGGGGCTCAAGGCAATCAATCCGCGGACCCCCCAGGCGCCCAGCACGAATCCGGCTATTCCGCCCATCAGCGCCAACAGGATGCTCTCCGTTAAAAGCTGTTGAATGATGCGCCAGCGGCCCGCGCCCAACGCCACGCGGATGGCCACTTCCCTCGACCGGTGCGTTGCCCGCGCCAGCAGCAGGTTGGCCACATTCGCACAGGCGATGAACAGCACCAGCGCGACGGCACCCAGAAGAATGAGCAGCGGCTTCTTCACGTCGCCCACCATCGACTCGGCCAGCGGCTCGGCCATGGCCGATTCCTGCTTCCCGATCGCCTTCGGGTACGCCGCCCGGAAGCGCTCCGCGGCGGCGGTCAGTTGCGACTGCAGCGCCTCAATCTGGACGCCTGGCTTCATCAGGCCCGCCACGAACAGGTAGTGCCCCTGGTTCGTCGAATTCGGATCCGCCTGCAGCGGCAGGAAGATCTCGGAGGGCGGATAGGACCGGAACGCAGGCCGCAGTACGCCAATCACCGAGTAGGCCTCTCCGTTCAGCACCAGCACCCGTCCGATGACCGAAGGATCGCCGCCAAAGCGCCGCTGCCACAACCCGTGGCTCAGCACGGCTACCATCGGACCGTTGGGCCGGTCCTCCTCGGGCGAAAACACCCGGCCCAGTGCCGGCGTGGCGTCGAAGACCTGGAAGTAGTCGGCCGACACATGGATGCCCTTCACCTGCTCTGGCGTGCTGCCACCCGTCAGATTCAGCCCCGGCCCGGAGCTGTTGTAGGCGCAGATGTACTGCAATCCCGGCGTGTTTGCCTTCCAGGCCATGTACTTGGGGATGGAGATCGACGGACTATTCCCGTTGGGGAACTTCAGATTGAGCCGCACCATGCGGTCGGCCTGGCTGTAAGGCAGCGGTTGCAGCAGGATGCCGTTGACTACGGAGAAGATGGCCGTGTTGGCGCCAATCCCCAGAGCCAGCGCGGCGACGGCCACAGCCGTGAATCCGGGGCTCCGGGCGAGCATCCGCAGGGCATGGCGTACGTCTTTGATCAGTTTCTCCATTGCGCCTTAGACGCACGACGAAGGCTTTCGTATGCGGCAACCCGCAAAGAAAGTCGGGCCAGGCCGCCGATCCGGCGGTAGCGAATCCGGAAAGGATGTCCCGAATCTTCCCCGAGCCACGCTTGTACTAGCGTCGGGGCAAGCCGGGCCCCGACGCACTACCCAATCGTCCACGTTCCGGCCTCGGATTTCACACCATCGAGAGGAACCAAAGTGTCGAAAGATCCTTGCAGTGAAAAGACCGCCCCGATCATTGGCCTGGGCAACTTCCACAAGACCCTCAAGCACGACCCAAAGACGGGCCTTGTCAATCCGGACCACTACCGCGAGTTTGAAGCGATCGCCAACCACGGGGGCGACTTTGAATGCGTCCCTCGCCCGGACGGCGCAGCGAAGTTCATCAACCCCCAGGCCGGCTGGGCGAAAGAGCATCTGGGGCCGGACCCCGGCAGCATGGACATGCCGCCCCCGCCCTGTCCGATGTCCGATGCGACCGCGGCGGAGATGACCGAGTTGTACTGGATGGCGCTCCTCCGCGACAAGCGTTTCGCCGATTTCTCCGCCAACGATCCCGACATTCAAGCCGCCATCATGGACCTCTCCACCGCTTTCGACAGAGGGTCGGCGGATCTGAAGCTCGGGTACGATCTGCCCGCCAAGGATGGCAAGCTGGATCTGACCGCACAGACGTTGTTTCGCGGTGGACTCCCGGGCGAGGATCAGGGGCCGCTCGTCAGCCAGTTCTTCCTGCACGACATCGCCTACGGCACCCAGATCATCCTCCAGAAGCAGTTTCCGTACGCGGAGTGTCGAAACTATCTGACGGATTGGGATTCCTGGCTCAAAGCGCAGGATACTGGCAAGGATTCCGATGGCAACGATTACCCGGCCGACAACGACTACTTCAAGCACCACGACTACTTCGACAAGGGCGCATTCTGCCCGGACGGGCTGCGCCGGATTCGCAACATGCGCGACCTGGCCCGCTTCGTGAACAAGGACGCCCTCCACCAGGCCTATTTCAACGCCGCCCTGCTGCTCTCCAACTGGGGTGCGCCCTTCGCCGCTGGCAACCCATATCTCGTGGGCTACGAGAAGCAGCGGAGTTTTGGGACCTTCGGAGGACCGCACCTGTTGGCCCAGGTTTCCGAGGTGGCCGCCCGCGCTCTGCGCGTCGTCTGGCGGCAGAAGTGGGGCGTCTACCGGCGCTTCCGGCCGGAGGTCTATGGCGGCCTGATGGAGGCGCAGTCGCAGAAACGATTGCAGTGCGAACTACCCAAGTGGGTCTTCGAAACAAAGGCCGCTCAGCGGATCCAAGACCAGGGCCCCTACCTCCTGCCCATGGCCTTCACCGCAGGCAGCCCAGCCCACCCCGCCTATGGTGCCGGGCACGCCACAGTGGCCGGAGCCTGCGTCACCATCCTCAAAGCCTGGTTCGACGGATCCAAGCTGCTGAAACGGGACGTCCTGCCCAACGCAACCCACCCCGTCACCGCCAAGCCGGTCCACCTCGTGATGCCCGACAAAGACGGTTCCGATGTCCTGCCAGAGTACGGGGAAGGGGATCTGACCGTCGAGGGCGAGCTCAACAAACTCGCCGCCAACGTCGCCTTCGGGCGTTGCATGGGCGGAGTCCATTGGCGCACCGACAATACTCGCAGTCTGCGGTTGGGGGAGAAGATCGCCACCATCATTCTCCGCCGGGAATGCCATGAGTACGCGGAGAGGGACCCCGTCTGGAGCTACAACAACTTCGATGGTCATAAGGTGACCATTGGTGGCGACGGCAAGGTGACCGTCGACGGCAACGAAGAACTCGCCTGTTTCTACAACCGCTGCGAGTTCAGACCCTTCTGACGGCCCGGCTCATTTGCGGGCGACCGGTCCCACCCGGCTGGTTGCCCGCTTCCGGTGATATCGTTGTCGAAAATGATCACCCGCCGTACCGCCCTCGCCTCTGCTGTCGCCCCTGCTTTCCTGCAGGCCGCCCCGGCCCGCCCCAACGTGATCTTCATCCTCACCGACGACCAGGGCTACGGCGACCTCTCCCTCACCGGGAACCCTCACCTTAAGACACCCAGTATGGATGCCGTTGCACAGCAAGGTGTCCAGTTCACGCGCTTCCATGTCATGCCGGTGTGCTCGCCCACACGCTCTTGCCTGATGACCGGGCGCTACAACTACCGCACCGGAGTCGTCGATACCTATCTCGGGCGTTCCATGATGCACTCCGGCGAAGTCACGGTCGCGGAGTCCCTCGCCGGTGCCGGCTACCAGACAGGGATCTTCGGCAAGTGGCACCTGGGTGACAACTATCCGTTGCGCGCCATCGATCAGGGTTTTCAGACCGCCCTCACTCTGCGCGGCGGCGGACTCGCCCAGCCCGCCTCTCCTCCGAACACCGGTTACTTCGATCCGCCCCTGGAACTGAACGGCAGGACGGCCGTCCGCAAAGGCTACTGCTCCGATATCTTCTTTGACGAGGCCATGCAGTTCATTGAGAAGAACCGCCGGCGGCCCTTCTTTACATACATCGCCGCCAACGCGCCGCACACTCCGCTGCAACTCAAGGAGGAATGGGCGGAGCCCTACCGGAAGGCCGGGCTCGACGACACCACGGCTCGCATCTATGGAATGATCGCGAACCTCGATTCGAACCTCGGCCGGCTGATGGAGCAACTCCGGCGGCTGCGGCTCGATCAGAACACCCTGTTGTGGTTCATGACCGACAACGGCCCGCAGCAGAAGCGTTTCAACGCCGGGTTGCGCGGCCTGAAGACGTCCCCCTATGAAGGCGGTATCCGAGTGCCCAGCTTCCTGCGTTGGCCGGCGAAGATCCAGCCCGGCACGAAGGACAACCGCATCGCGGCGCACATCGATTTCCTGCCCACTGTCCTGGATGCCTGCGGCGCGCCCTTGCCTAAGGACCGCAAAATCGATGGCCGCTCTTTGTTCGCCCCGCCGGTGGAGCGGTCGC is a window from the uncultured Paludibaculum sp. genome containing:
- a CDS encoding HEAT repeat domain-containing protein, with the protein product MQQTTPTAPAVQPAKPKPPEPPPEFQEGAIATMDAAGLLGLLKDAKSTEFQKAKACVRLGELGAKEAVPALAALLDNEHLSVYARYGLEPIADPSVDDALRASLTKLKGVRLIGVVNSIGKRRDAKAGPALVKMMHGSDVDLARAAASALGSIGGEASMKDLQAALPKTTGMVKMAVADASLVCAERLLAAGKRDQALAFYTALSAPDVPKPVRLAAMSGIVREETSATRPR
- a CDS encoding carboxylesterase family protein encodes the protein MKPFRITLFGCILFAVSLTAQSEVTGVVGFVRTERGFVRGQTDGGVDKFLGIPFAAPPVGELRWKAPVEPAKWTGVLDATKLASSCTQLSRGAAGNQRVEGSEDCLYLNVYRPTRPGIGRPRPVIVFIHGGSNQRGSGAEYDPSEMVAKTGVVVVTVNYRLNVLGFLAPPSLDAEAGEPTSGNFGFQDQQAALRWVRSNIRAFGGDPSNVTVEGESAGGIDICAHLVAPSSAGLFDKAIIESSYCPASSHDDALAVSAPVAEALSCSDADCLRSKAAEELIKAVPLSPVPGGGKGFNAIPNFGNSLLPVLPAEALSSGQWNKMPVLMGSNHDEMALFAGPMLLAAKVPMPMTAQTYQVIVAAQFGPFAPQVLKEYPVANFPSPLLAYSDVLTDYSPLGCAVTPMALSFAGHAMVFRYEFNDQAAPFGRAGLVSGLSLGAYHGAELQYLFKMTRLPGPATEAQKQLSDQMIRYWTNFAKTGDPNGEGLTYWPVYDGDARQMMSLHPDGNAVLTNFDVDHHCAFWAAAPGPPFQHATKP
- a CDS encoding ROK family protein, which gives rise to MQVVAGVDLGGTAVNYTLIDADERFLIEGLQEHPARSKEGPEICLQQIADGLRIAVEKVGLAMDNVAVVGLDTPGPASAAGVLSAKGSTNFVHDNWAGYDIRENLALKLGKPVSYLNDGNAGALWGHFSLFGGSSKSTSISAIVGTGLGGGVIIEDEVLKGRKGFGGELGHVLIPYQSISGIEGLVPRCNCGRIGDLEALCSLTAIEKTFLPYFFKKYPDHDLEKLGDIHKAAKAVRGLAEKGDPMCKEIFRVQAHALGVFFDEMVNTFDPDALIVGGGAIETSATFQAWFISEIRAGMPEQRAEQADIPIHIMPNGDTAGSRGAAVEALKIARQGGLI
- a CDS encoding ABC transporter permease, producing the protein MEKLIKDVRHALRMLARSPGFTAVAVAALALGIGANTAIFSVVNGILLQPLPYSQADRMVRLNLKFPNGNSPSISIPKYMAWKANTPGLQYICAYNSSGPGLNLTGGSTPEQVKGIHVSADYFQVFDATPALGRVFSPEEDRPNGPMVAVLSHGLWQRRFGGDPSVIGRVLVLNGEAYSVIGVLRPAFRSYPPSEIFLPLQADPNSTNQGHYLFVAGLMKPGVQIEALQSQLTAAAERFRAAYPKAIGKQESAMAEPLAESMVGDVKKPLLILLGAVALVLFIACANVANLLLARATHRSREVAIRVALGAGRWRIIQQLLTESILLALMGGIAGFVLGAWGVRGLIALSPTGLPRAEEFAQSTVLDWRVLLFSLAVAMGTGILFGLFPALQISRTDVHGTLKEASSRSGTGRRHWARNALVVTEIALALILLVGAALLIRTFAGLRQVNAGFTPQKVLAFETSLSGAKYKQTDRVEQLTREVVRRLHSVPGVTAAANVPFLPLEGGFGLGFTVVGRPLEGGAQSTGGASWMYVSDEYFKALEIRLVQGRTFTERDTKLSSPVVVINEAFSKRYWKKGSPMGERIDIGRGMGPDFAEEPREIVGVVGDVKEGGLGNDAPPVMYIPLSQLKDSFMALNNSIIPVSWVVKTSVDPLTVSAAVRQQVLEADSGVAVAHVRAMTEVVGESTAREDFNMTLLTLFAGIALLLAAIGVYGMLSYSVQQRAQEIGIRMALGARGSDVLKMVVRQGMLLAGLGVVIGLAGAFGLSRLLASLLYGVKPQDPVTFATVSGVLLLVSLVACWIPARRAMRVDPVIALRYE
- a CDS encoding pyridoxamine 5'-phosphate oxidase family protein — protein: MPFDVPDPIRDLAELDALFATPAAPSIRKVTPRLTPAYRQMIQASPFFVIATTGPRGLDCSPRGDAAGFVRIHDDSALLLPERRGNNRIDTLRNLLSDSRAGLLFLVPGISEILRVNGRAHLSRNVQLCESFSVNGSAPKIVIVFQIDTVMFQCARAIVRSQLWDPAKFKAPGDVPSAGTMLADATAGEVGGAAYDAQLSERIRTTLY
- a CDS encoding vanadium-dependent haloperoxidase; translation: MSKDPCSEKTAPIIGLGNFHKTLKHDPKTGLVNPDHYREFEAIANHGGDFECVPRPDGAAKFINPQAGWAKEHLGPDPGSMDMPPPPCPMSDATAAEMTELYWMALLRDKRFADFSANDPDIQAAIMDLSTAFDRGSADLKLGYDLPAKDGKLDLTAQTLFRGGLPGEDQGPLVSQFFLHDIAYGTQIILQKQFPYAECRNYLTDWDSWLKAQDTGKDSDGNDYPADNDYFKHHDYFDKGAFCPDGLRRIRNMRDLARFVNKDALHQAYFNAALLLSNWGAPFAAGNPYLVGYEKQRSFGTFGGPHLLAQVSEVAARALRVVWRQKWGVYRRFRPEVYGGLMEAQSQKRLQCELPKWVFETKAAQRIQDQGPYLLPMAFTAGSPAHPAYGAGHATVAGACVTILKAWFDGSKLLKRDVLPNATHPVTAKPVHLVMPDKDGSDVLPEYGEGDLTVEGELNKLAANVAFGRCMGGVHWRTDNTRSLRLGEKIATIILRRECHEYAERDPVWSYNNFDGHKVTIGGDGKVTVDGNEELACFYNRCEFRPF
- a CDS encoding Gfo/Idh/MocA family oxidoreductase, coding for MTTRRQVLQSAIAPMIVPSLVLGQRAGAVPPSDKIVFGGIGIGSRGAHVLSKLLKIDEARFVAICDVRDARREAIKSTADKTYGNNDCKMYADQYELLARQDIDAVLIATGDRWHTPLSIIAAQHGKDVYCEKPCSMTIEESWALGDAFRRYNRLYQAGCQRRNGANFKLCKELLTSGALGKLQALYANVGPSVNWPPLPRRDWLAAEELPPKQVLDWDRWLGPAPWRPYHPSYVTGGWRNFYDFHGGGILEWGSHTVDLCHWAAGYDETQPVEYEPVGTNVGPYQVNCKYANGVKLVMRDNAWDGALKTGSCSFRIEGDQGWVETGDATKIACSDNIKPLLRPTESAALALENHVKELVRCIKTRQSTSASAAAAANSHVTCHAAFIAYQRGKTLNWDTEKREFTNDEIANRMRSRAHREPWRI